A single genomic interval of Candidatus Alcyoniella australis harbors:
- the glyS gene encoding glycine--tRNA ligase subunit beta, with the protein MSDLVFEIGCEEIPARFIPGALDQIKGAFIEKTTAEMIQAERIEVVGAPRRLTLLAWGMPQRQADREEIKTGPPKRAALDQEGNYTKAALGFARGQGVPVEELYFQTTEKGEVAALRKSIAGRPTLEVLSSILDSIINELQFPKSMRWGELDQRFVRPVHWILASLQGEVVKLSFAGIDSSNQSRGHRFESPEPFEVVGPDQYLELLQQRGVIVDPQQRRSLIRDQLERLAQSVEGKVMDDPQLLDEVTFITESPHAVLGRFDRTYLELPDEVLITPMRQHQKYFSLVDQDGGLLPAFIAVANLGNGDEQIIARGNERVLKARLDDAKFFFEDDLRMPLDQRVEQLGAVVFQEKLGSYLDKVERIQATAAKLARKLAPEKVESVRRAAWLCKADLVTQMVGEFPELQGTMGTIYARKQGESENVALAIAGHYVPRSAAQEDFDLPDEAYLVSLADRADTIVGCFAAGLKPSGAGDPYMLRRHAIAVMAIISRAGYRLQLDELLQSARVALADKVKIDDELFVQIAEFFRDRLYYQWTNAGGRPDVADAVLAAGYNDVLDARARFDALSEFAQRPDFEPLAVAFKRVVNILKQTDEGPVDAALFESQAEHDLLAALESHRAAVDEDLQAGRYIAALTKLVELKGPIDRFFDDVMVLCENTDTRLNRIRLLSGLAALFMRLADFKRLSV; encoded by the coding sequence ATGAGCGACCTGGTATTCGAGATCGGCTGCGAGGAGATCCCCGCGCGCTTCATCCCCGGCGCGTTGGACCAGATCAAGGGCGCATTTATCGAGAAGACCACCGCCGAGATGATCCAGGCGGAGCGGATCGAAGTGGTCGGCGCGCCGCGTCGGCTGACCCTGCTGGCCTGGGGAATGCCCCAGAGGCAGGCCGACCGCGAGGAGATTAAGACCGGTCCGCCAAAGCGCGCGGCGTTGGACCAAGAGGGCAACTACACCAAGGCGGCCCTGGGATTCGCCCGCGGACAGGGCGTGCCCGTGGAGGAGCTGTACTTTCAGACCACGGAAAAGGGCGAGGTCGCGGCGTTGCGCAAGTCGATTGCCGGACGTCCGACCCTCGAGGTGCTGAGCTCGATTCTGGACTCGATTATCAACGAGCTGCAGTTTCCCAAGTCCATGCGCTGGGGCGAGCTGGATCAGCGCTTTGTGCGGCCGGTGCACTGGATTTTGGCCAGCCTCCAAGGCGAGGTTGTAAAGCTTTCATTTGCCGGCATTGACTCGTCCAACCAAAGCCGCGGCCATCGCTTCGAGAGCCCGGAGCCGTTCGAGGTCGTGGGCCCCGACCAATATCTGGAACTGCTGCAACAGCGCGGCGTGATCGTCGACCCGCAACAGCGGCGCAGTCTGATCCGGGATCAGCTCGAGCGGCTGGCGCAGAGCGTCGAGGGCAAGGTTATGGACGATCCGCAGCTGCTCGATGAGGTGACGTTTATTACCGAGTCACCGCATGCGGTGCTCGGTCGCTTTGATCGCACCTATCTCGAGCTGCCTGACGAAGTGCTGATCACGCCGATGCGCCAGCACCAGAAGTATTTCTCGCTGGTCGACCAAGACGGCGGCCTGCTGCCGGCGTTTATCGCCGTGGCCAATCTGGGCAACGGCGACGAGCAGATCATCGCCCGCGGCAACGAGCGGGTGCTCAAGGCGCGGCTGGACGACGCCAAGTTCTTCTTTGAGGACGACCTGCGCATGCCGCTGGACCAACGGGTCGAGCAGCTGGGCGCGGTGGTGTTCCAGGAGAAGCTGGGCAGCTATCTGGACAAGGTCGAGCGGATCCAGGCCACTGCCGCAAAGCTGGCGCGCAAACTCGCGCCGGAAAAGGTCGAGAGCGTGCGGCGCGCGGCGTGGCTGTGCAAAGCCGATCTGGTGACCCAGATGGTCGGCGAGTTTCCCGAGCTGCAGGGCACCATGGGCACGATCTATGCCCGTAAACAGGGCGAGTCGGAAAACGTGGCGCTGGCGATTGCCGGGCACTACGTACCGCGCTCGGCTGCCCAGGAGGATTTCGATCTGCCCGACGAGGCCTATCTGGTCTCGCTGGCCGACCGCGCGGACACCATCGTCGGCTGCTTTGCCGCAGGGCTCAAACCCTCGGGCGCGGGCGATCCGTACATGCTGCGGCGTCACGCCATCGCCGTGATGGCGATCATCAGCCGCGCCGGCTACCGGCTACAGCTCGACGAGCTGCTCCAGTCGGCGCGCGTTGCTTTGGCCGACAAGGTCAAAATCGACGACGAACTGTTCGTCCAGATCGCAGAGTTCTTCCGCGACCGGCTGTACTATCAGTGGACCAACGCCGGAGGACGACCCGACGTGGCCGACGCGGTGCTCGCCGCAGGGTACAACGACGTGCTCGACGCCCGGGCGCGCTTCGACGCGCTGAGCGAGTTTGCGCAGCGTCCCGATTTCGAGCCGTTGGCCGTGGCGTTCAAGCGCGTGGTCAACATTCTCAAGCAGACCGACGAGGGTCCGGTCGACGCGGCGCTCTTCGAGTCGCAGGCCGAACACGACCTGCTCGCGGCCCTTGAGTCGCACCGCGCGGCAGTGGACGAGGATCTGCAGGCCGGACGCTATATCGCGGCGCTGACCAAACTTGTGGAGCTTAAGGGCCCCATCGATCGTTTCTTTGACGACGTGATGGTGCTTTGCGAAAATACAGACACCCGCCTTAACCGGATTCGGCTGCTCAGTGGATTGGCCGCGTTGTTTATGCGGCTGGCGGACTTCAAACGATTGTCCGTGTAG
- the eno gene encoding phosphopyruvate hydratase: protein MAKIIKRVNAREILDSRGNPTLEVELLLGRAMGCAAVPSGASTGSHEALELRDGDSSRYNGKGVLKAVANVNGPIANALVDKEFKKQDDLDAALIDLDGTPSKTNLGANAMLGVSMAFARALAGNKPLYYALGKRRARTLPVPMMNILNGGAHASNSVDIQEFMIVPLGLPSYCEALRCGSEVFWALKKILVNAGHSTGVGDEGGFAPNLGSNIEALELIVRAIEAAGYKPGEHVWLALDVAANEMLNPDGSYTFEHESGLTNVDYKQVTNFYTRLIERFPIVSIEDGLAEDDWEGWAYQSRKLRRKVQLVGDDLLVTNPERLARGVQDKACNSILIKLNQIGTLTETRQVIAQARKARWTQVISHRSGETCDSFIADLAVAENTGQLKTGSPCRSERLAKYNRLLRIESELGPEGIYAGKSAFKQLK from the coding sequence ATGGCCAAGATAATCAAGAGAGTCAATGCCCGTGAGATCCTGGACAGCCGCGGCAATCCGACCCTGGAGGTCGAGCTGCTGCTGGGGCGCGCCATGGGCTGCGCAGCGGTCCCCTCGGGCGCTTCCACCGGATCGCACGAGGCGCTGGAGCTGCGCGACGGCGACAGCTCGCGCTACAACGGCAAGGGTGTGCTAAAGGCCGTGGCCAACGTCAACGGCCCAATCGCCAACGCATTGGTCGACAAAGAGTTCAAGAAACAGGACGATCTCGACGCCGCGCTGATCGATCTCGACGGCACGCCGAGTAAAACCAATCTCGGGGCCAACGCGATGCTCGGCGTGAGCATGGCCTTTGCCCGGGCGCTGGCGGGCAACAAGCCGCTGTACTACGCGTTGGGCAAGCGCCGGGCGCGTACCCTGCCGGTGCCGATGATGAACATCCTCAACGGCGGGGCGCACGCCTCGAACAGCGTGGACATCCAGGAGTTCATGATCGTGCCGCTGGGCCTGCCCAGCTATTGCGAGGCGTTGCGTTGCGGCTCGGAGGTCTTCTGGGCGTTGAAGAAGATTCTGGTCAATGCCGGTCATTCCACCGGAGTGGGTGACGAGGGCGGGTTCGCGCCGAACCTGGGCAGCAACATCGAGGCGCTGGAGCTGATCGTGCGCGCTATCGAGGCCGCCGGATATAAGCCGGGCGAGCACGTCTGGCTGGCCCTGGACGTGGCGGCTAACGAGATGCTCAATCCCGACGGCAGCTATACCTTCGAGCACGAGAGCGGCCTGACCAATGTTGATTACAAACAGGTCACCAACTTCTATACGCGGCTGATCGAGCGCTTCCCGATCGTCAGCATCGAGGACGGCCTGGCCGAGGACGACTGGGAGGGCTGGGCCTACCAGTCGCGCAAACTGCGGCGCAAGGTCCAGCTGGTGGGCGACGACCTGCTGGTGACCAATCCCGAGCGCCTGGCCCGCGGCGTCCAGGACAAGGCCTGCAACTCGATCCTGATCAAGCTCAACCAGATCGGCACGTTGACCGAGACTCGGCAGGTGATCGCCCAGGCGCGTAAGGCGCGTTGGACCCAGGTGATCAGCCATCGCTCGGGCGAGACCTGCGATTCGTTTATCGCCGATCTGGCGGTGGCCGAGAACACCGGGCAGCTCAAGACCGGCAGTCCCTGCCGTTCGGAGCGACTGGCCAAGTACAATCGGTTGCTGCGGATCGAGTCCGAGCTGGGACCGGAAGGGATTTACGCGGGCAAGTCGGCGTTCAAACAGTTGAAATAG
- the ppdK gene encoding pyruvate, phosphate dikinase — protein sequence MAKAAKHVYFFGDGNAEGNTGMKNLLGGKGANLAEMSSLGIPVPARFTITTEVCTHFMLNNGKYPEGLSAQVDRQLKRVERSMGARFGDPKNPLLVSVRSGARKSMPGMMETVLNVGLNEQTLEGLAAHTGNPRFAWDSYRRLIQMYADVVMEKAAGIEPKEGQGIRARLERLLHSAKKAKGVKQDTELDVDDLRKLVNRYKNLIKQVLGKPFPDDAQQQLWGGIFAVLKSWNGKRANSYRRIEGIPDQWGTAVNVQAMVYGNMGENSATGVAFTRNPATGERVFYGEWLPNAQGEDVVAGIRTPLPINEQGKTDHTIHLDSLELAMPKAYRQLDGIQKRLEKHYRDMLDIEFTIQDGKLWMLQVRVGKRNGPAAVRMAVEMVRERMIKQPEAVMRVTPDQLDELLHPILDAKVESKTKPIAKGLPAGPGGAAGQVVFTADEAVAWNKLGKRVILVREETNPEDVEGMRAAQAVLTARGGMTSHAALVARGWGKCCIVGAGAIEVNGSKGLFTVNGVTVKRGDLISLNGTRGLVYQGELPLVKAAEDNPYFGVLLGFCDKIRRLKVRTNAETPDDAAKAVAFGAEGIGLFRTEHMFYGKGSEKPLFELRKMIVSATLKERNKALNRLFKYVKKDIRRTLEVMEGRPVTIRLLDPPLHEFVPERASERQRLAKSLGIDAAEFERRAEELHESNPMMGHRGVRLGVTYPEISRMQIRAVLEAAAELIAKGKKVKPEIMVPVTCHVNELERMRKLVVEVHAEVAAKTGLRRIPYMYGTMIEIPRAALTADEIAEVTEFFSFGTNDLTQMGFGFSRDDIGGFLPEYIEQEVLEADPFQTIDQRGIGELIKIAIERGRKTRPKLKVGICGEHGGDPASVEFCHRVGMDYVSCSPFRVPIARLAAAQAALRD from the coding sequence ATGGCCAAGGCTGCGAAGCACGTGTACTTCTTCGGCGACGGTAATGCCGAGGGGAACACGGGAATGAAGAACCTGCTGGGGGGCAAAGGCGCCAACCTGGCCGAGATGAGCTCCCTGGGGATTCCGGTTCCAGCCAGGTTTACGATCACCACCGAGGTCTGCACTCACTTCATGCTCAACAACGGCAAGTACCCCGAGGGCCTCAGCGCTCAGGTCGACCGTCAGCTTAAGCGAGTCGAGCGCAGCATGGGCGCCCGCTTCGGCGATCCAAAGAATCCGCTGCTGGTCTCGGTGCGCTCCGGCGCGCGCAAGTCAATGCCGGGGATGATGGAGACCGTGCTCAACGTCGGGCTCAACGAGCAGACCCTCGAGGGTCTGGCCGCACACACGGGCAATCCGCGTTTCGCCTGGGATTCCTACCGACGCTTGATCCAGATGTACGCCGACGTGGTGATGGAGAAGGCCGCGGGGATCGAGCCTAAGGAGGGCCAGGGGATCCGCGCGCGGCTGGAGCGTCTGCTGCATTCGGCCAAAAAGGCCAAGGGCGTAAAGCAGGATACCGAACTGGATGTGGACGACCTGCGCAAGCTGGTCAATCGCTATAAAAATCTGATCAAGCAGGTGCTGGGCAAGCCGTTCCCGGACGACGCGCAGCAGCAGCTGTGGGGCGGAATTTTTGCGGTGTTAAAATCGTGGAACGGCAAACGCGCCAACAGCTACCGCCGGATCGAGGGCATCCCCGACCAGTGGGGCACCGCGGTCAACGTGCAGGCGATGGTCTATGGCAACATGGGCGAGAATTCGGCCACGGGCGTAGCCTTCACCCGCAACCCGGCCACGGGCGAGCGCGTATTCTACGGCGAGTGGCTGCCCAACGCCCAGGGCGAGGACGTGGTGGCCGGTATCCGCACCCCGCTGCCGATCAACGAACAGGGCAAGACCGATCACACCATACATTTGGACTCCCTGGAATTGGCGATGCCCAAGGCATATCGTCAGCTCGACGGCATTCAGAAGCGGCTGGAAAAGCACTACCGCGACATGCTCGACATCGAGTTCACGATCCAGGACGGCAAGCTGTGGATGCTCCAGGTGCGCGTGGGTAAACGCAACGGCCCTGCGGCCGTGCGCATGGCCGTCGAGATGGTGCGCGAGCGGATGATCAAACAGCCCGAGGCCGTAATGCGCGTCACGCCCGATCAGCTCGATGAGCTGCTGCACCCGATCCTCGACGCCAAGGTCGAGAGCAAGACCAAGCCGATCGCCAAGGGTCTGCCTGCGGGACCGGGCGGAGCGGCGGGGCAGGTGGTGTTCACCGCCGACGAAGCGGTGGCCTGGAACAAACTTGGCAAGCGCGTGATCCTGGTGCGCGAGGAGACCAACCCCGAGGACGTCGAGGGGATGCGCGCGGCCCAGGCCGTGCTCACGGCCCGCGGCGGAATGACCAGCCACGCGGCGCTGGTGGCCCGCGGTTGGGGCAAGTGCTGCATCGTCGGCGCCGGAGCAATCGAGGTCAATGGCAGCAAGGGGCTGTTCACGGTCAACGGCGTGACGGTTAAGCGCGGCGACCTGATCTCGCTCAACGGCACGCGCGGCCTGGTCTACCAAGGTGAGCTGCCGTTGGTTAAGGCCGCCGAAGACAATCCGTACTTCGGCGTACTGCTGGGGTTCTGCGACAAGATCCGCAGACTCAAGGTGCGTACCAATGCCGAGACCCCCGATGACGCTGCCAAGGCCGTGGCCTTCGGCGCCGAGGGCATCGGCCTGTTCCGCACCGAGCATATGTTCTACGGCAAGGGCTCGGAAAAGCCGCTGTTCGAGCTGCGCAAGATGATCGTCAGCGCCACGCTCAAGGAGCGTAATAAGGCGCTGAACCGGCTGTTCAAATACGTGAAGAAGGACATCCGCCGCACCCTGGAGGTGATGGAGGGTCGGCCGGTGACGATCCGCCTGCTCGACCCGCCGCTGCACGAGTTCGTGCCCGAGCGCGCCTCCGAGCGGCAGAGGCTGGCCAAGAGCCTGGGGATCGACGCCGCCGAGTTCGAGCGCCGCGCCGAGGAGCTGCACGAGTCCAACCCGATGATGGGACACCGTGGAGTGCGGCTGGGCGTGACCTACCCCGAGATCAGCCGGATGCAGATCAGGGCGGTCTTGGAGGCCGCGGCCGAGCTGATCGCCAAGGGCAAGAAGGTCAAACCGGAAATCATGGTTCCGGTCACCTGCCACGTCAACGAGCTGGAGCGGATGCGCAAGCTGGTGGTCGAGGTCCACGCCGAGGTGGCGGCCAAGACCGGTCTGCGGCGCATCCCCTATATGTACGGCACGATGATCGAGATCCCGCGCGCAGCGCTGACCGCCGACGAGATCGCCGAGGTGACCGAGTTCTTCAGCTTCGGCACCAACGATCTGACCCAGATGGGCTTCGGCTTCTCGCGCGACGACATCGGCGGGTTCCTACCCGAATACATCGAGCAGGAAGTGCTGGAGGCGGACCCGTTCCAGACCATCGACCAGCGCGGCATCGGCGAGCTGATCAAGATCGCCATCGAGCGCGGCCGCAAGACCCGTCCCAAGCTCAAGGTCGGCATCTGCGGCGAGCACGGCGGGGACCCGGCGTCGGTGGAGTTCTGCCACCGTGTGGGCATGGATTACGTGAGCTGCTCTCCGTTCCGCGTGCCGATCGCCAGGCTGGCCGCGGCTCAGGCGGCGCTACGCGACTAA